From a region of the Odoribacter splanchnicus DSM 20712 genome:
- a CDS encoding PEP/pyruvate-binding domain-containing protein: MSIELHKIYKRKKSDRDIFQELMPFKIKEILLIANYYDAYTIEREGQFTDKIVGEYLQVNLYTAPRFTSVASEAEALKILSERHIDLIILMAGLDKQTPLVISRHLKDLYPNICQLMLVNNNSDLAYFHTIEDRLYESIERLFVWNGSTKIFLVMAKYIEDKMNLDRDTHLGDIRVILLVENSIRYYSRYLPLLYTEVMTQTQELIFSEPQDNDMSIVMKIRVRPKVILATNYEEAVYVIDHYRENLIGVISDVRYKRNGEEDEEAGIELIRYVKRTGAYIPCMLQSQEIENTVKAEELHAAFINKNSPTLAHDIQDFIKGYLGFGDFIFRNKNGEPIDRATSIEEFKQKLLSIPDESLIYHSIRNGISTWLMAHREITLAKHLKRYRFEDFPTPAEMRQFILRVFEAAELKKIKGRIINYNPKLVDSNRYITRLGKGSFGGKGRGMAFLSNFIENVDFKKLIPKLKIEIPKTAIIGVDEFDNFIDNNGLSRIIYSDESYEEVKAAFIAAPLSQKLRDKLRSYLEVMRKPLAVRSSGLFEDSLSQPFAGVYSTYLIPNNHPDIERRIDDLETAVKLVYSSIFTDSSRAYFHAIDCMIEEEKMAVILQEVVGNEYNGKYYPNISGVAQSYNFYPFSYIKPEDGFAVIALGLGAYVVGGEKTYRFCPRYPKLQLASIQDMARDSQKYFYAIDMIHPDYNLVKDGEDAAIRSYDLKAIEEDGNLQHCASVYDFMNDRIGFDFSVRGPRIVNFPDILQYDYIPLASTLDILLDIFSQAMGAPVEMEFAVNRENKEWKFYVLQIKPLIKNEYHMDIDKENIDMSKAILRADKGMGNGKITDIQDLIYVDPRHFDRLRTEQMAEEVKFFNEKLKATDTPYILIGPGRWGTRDKLTGIPVLWSDISKARIIVEQGLRDFPLDASLGSHFFHNVTSMNVGYFAVPYESDSSFINYDIIRNQQLIEEKEFVRHVRFAKPVTVYMDGKKQTSVIVE; encoded by the coding sequence ATGTCAATCGAACTACACAAAATCTACAAACGTAAAAAGAGCGACCGGGACATTTTCCAGGAATTAATGCCCTTCAAAATCAAAGAAATTCTTTTGATCGCCAATTATTATGATGCTTATACCATCGAACGGGAAGGGCAATTCACCGATAAAATCGTGGGGGAATATTTACAGGTCAACCTGTATACCGCCCCCCGTTTTACTTCTGTCGCCAGCGAAGCAGAAGCCCTGAAGATTTTGTCCGAAAGGCATATCGACCTGATCATCCTGATGGCCGGTCTGGACAAACAAACTCCTTTGGTCATCAGCCGTCATCTGAAAGATTTGTATCCGAATATCTGTCAGCTGATGCTGGTAAACAACAATTCGGACCTGGCCTATTTTCATACTATAGAAGATCGGTTGTACGAATCTATCGAAAGGTTGTTCGTCTGGAACGGTTCCACCAAGATATTCCTGGTCATGGCCAAATACATCGAGGATAAAATGAACCTCGACCGGGACACCCATTTGGGAGATATCCGGGTAATCCTATTGGTCGAAAACTCGATCCGGTATTATTCCCGTTATTTGCCTTTACTTTATACTGAGGTCATGACACAAACTCAGGAACTCATTTTCTCAGAACCTCAGGACAACGATATGAGTATTGTGATGAAAATAAGGGTAAGACCGAAAGTAATATTAGCAACCAACTATGAAGAGGCAGTATACGTTATCGATCATTACCGGGAAAATCTGATCGGAGTCATATCGGATGTGCGCTATAAACGGAATGGAGAGGAAGATGAAGAAGCCGGAATCGAATTGATCCGCTATGTCAAGCGAACCGGAGCGTATATTCCCTGTATGCTTCAAAGCCAGGAGATAGAAAATACAGTAAAAGCAGAAGAGTTGCATGCTGCTTTTATTAATAAAAATTCCCCGACTCTGGCTCATGATATCCAGGATTTTATCAAAGGATATCTGGGATTCGGAGATTTTATTTTCCGGAACAAAAACGGAGAACCGATCGACAGAGCCACTTCGATAGAAGAATTTAAACAAAAACTGCTGAGCATCCCGGATGAATCTTTGATATACCACTCCATTCGCAACGGTATTTCCACCTGGTTAATGGCCCACCGGGAAATTACTTTAGCGAAACATCTGAAAAGATACCGGTTTGAAGATTTCCCTACTCCGGCCGAAATGCGGCAATTCATCCTACGGGTATTCGAAGCGGCAGAACTGAAAAAAATCAAAGGGCGGATCATCAATTACAACCCCAAATTAGTCGATTCGAACCGTTACATCACCCGTTTAGGTAAAGGTTCCTTCGGAGGTAAAGGCCGGGGAATGGCTTTCCTGTCCAATTTTATCGAAAACGTCGATTTTAAGAAGCTGATCCCGAAACTAAAGATAGAAATTCCGAAAACGGCGATCATCGGTGTGGATGAATTTGATAACTTCATAGATAACAATGGGTTGAGTCGGATTATTTATAGTGATGAAAGTTACGAAGAAGTGAAAGCGGCCTTCATAGCGGCTCCCTTATCTCAAAAACTCAGGGACAAGCTCCGCTCCTACCTGGAAGTGATGCGTAAACCCTTGGCCGTACGCTCGTCCGGTTTGTTCGAAGATTCGCTCAGTCAGCCTTTTGCAGGTGTTTATTCTACGTATTTGATTCCCAATAACCACCCCGATATCGAACGCCGGATCGACGATCTCGAAACTGCCGTAAAACTGGTGTATTCATCGATATTCACCGATAGTTCGAGAGCTTACTTTCACGCGATCGACTGTATGATCGAAGAAGAAAAAATGGCGGTAATCCTCCAGGAGGTAGTAGGAAACGAATACAACGGAAAATATTATCCCAACATCAGTGGAGTCGCCCAATCCTATAACTTCTATCCTTTTTCTTACATTAAACCGGAAGATGGATTTGCAGTCATAGCACTGGGCCTTGGAGCATATGTGGTGGGGGGAGAAAAGACCTATCGTTTTTGTCCCCGTTATCCCAAATTGCAACTGGCCTCTATCCAGGATATGGCCCGGGATTCGCAAAAATATTTTTATGCCATAGACATGATCCATCCGGACTACAATCTGGTGAAAGACGGTGAAGATGCCGCTATCCGATCTTATGACTTGAAAGCGATAGAAGAAGACGGTAATTTACAGCATTGTGCTTCGGTCTACGATTTTATGAACGACCGCATAGGTTTCGATTTCAGTGTACGTGGCCCCCGGATTGTCAACTTTCCGGACATACTGCAATACGACTATATTCCTCTGGCTTCGACCCTGGATATACTGCTGGATATTTTCTCCCAGGCGATGGGAGCTCCCGTCGAAATGGAATTTGCAGTCAATCGGGAAAACAAAGAATGGAAATTTTATGTCCTGCAGATCAAACCCCTGATCAAAAATGAATATCATATGGATATCGACAAAGAAAATATCGATATGAGTAAAGCGATCTTACGGGCCGACAAAGGAATGGGCAACGGGAAAATCACCGACATTCAGGATCTGATTTATGTCGATCCCCGACATTTCGACCGCTTGCGCACCGAACAGATGGCCGAAGAAGTGAAATTTTTCAATGAAAAATTAAAAGCCACCGACACCCCCTATATCCTGATCGGACCGGGACGTTGGGGAACACGGGACAAATTGACCGGCATTCCTGTATTGTGGTCGGATATTTCTAAAGCCAGGATTATCGTCGAACAAGGATTAAGGGATTTCCCCCTGGACGCTTCGCTGGGGTCCCATTTCTTTCACAATGTGACTTCCATGAATGTCGGATACTTTGCCGTACCTTACGAATCGGACAGCTCCTTCATCAATTACGACATTATTCGAAATCAGCAATTGATCGAAGAAAAAGAATTCGTCCGCCACGTCCGGTTTGCCAAACCCGTAACGGTCTATATGGATGGCAAAAAACAGACTTCTGTAATCGTAGAATAG
- a CDS encoding TIM barrel protein has protein sequence MQRYLGKKNFPFIKLSSRIISDYQGKLLASIEAYEEIVAYARKKQAETGSKLLWGTANVFGHARYMNGAATNPDFDVVARAAVQIKNALDATIALGGENYVFWGGREGYMSLLNTDQKREKNHLALLLAKARDYARSQGFKGTFLIEPKPMEPMKHQYDADTETVIGFLKAHGLDKDFKVNIEVNHATLAGHSKKVNFRWKICGNMRSLTENPNKPAVNKNYTKQ, from the coding sequence ATGCAGAGGTACCTGGGAAAAAAGAATTTTCCTTTCATAAAACTCTCTTCCCGGATCATTTCCGACTACCAGGGGAAACTGCTCGCTTCTATCGAAGCCTACGAAGAAATAGTTGCCTATGCCCGCAAGAAACAGGCTGAAACAGGGAGCAAACTATTGTGGGGAACAGCGAATGTCTTCGGACATGCCCGTTATATGAACGGAGCAGCTACCAATCCCGATTTCGATGTCGTGGCACGGGCTGCTGTCCAAATAAAAAACGCATTGGATGCCACTATCGCCCTCGGAGGTGAAAACTATGTTTTCTGGGGAGGCCGTGAAGGTTATATGTCCCTACTGAATACCGATCAGAAGCGTGAAAAGAACCACCTCGCCCTCCTATTGGCCAAAGCGCGGGATTATGCCCGTAGCCAAGGTTTTAAGGGAACATTCCTGATCGAACCCAAACCGATGGAACCGATGAAACACCAATACGACGCAGATACAGAAACGGTAATCGGTTTTCTTAAAGCACACGGCCTCGATAAAGATTTTAAAGTAAATATCGAAGTCAACCATGCCACTCTCGCCGGCCATTCGAAGAAGGTAAACTTTCGCTGGAAGATCTGCGGGAATATGCGATCGCTCACGGAGAACCCAAACAAACCAGCGGTAAACAAGAACTATACGAAGCAATGA
- a CDS encoding DUF4294 domain-containing protein, which translates to MPRIFTVILFIFCINCLSAQQKEVVRSIFWKGDTLPHVWLEEVSVRQKNKNAGWFQRQHRRQTRLEYNVRKVYPYARIAAGKVNEIEQKLSAVTREADRKKIIKEEYNQLMKTFKAPLMKLSITQGRILIRLIYRETSHTSFAHIREYRGTVNAYFWQSIALIFGNNLKAAYDPQGEDAEIEEIVQKILSESKR; encoded by the coding sequence ATGCCGAGAATATTCACGGTCATACTTTTTATATTTTGCATAAATTGTCTGTCGGCCCAACAAAAAGAAGTCGTCCGTTCCATCTTCTGGAAAGGTGATACCCTCCCTCATGTTTGGCTGGAAGAAGTCAGTGTCCGGCAGAAAAATAAAAATGCCGGCTGGTTTCAGCGTCAGCACCGGCGGCAAACCCGGTTGGAATATAATGTCCGGAAAGTATATCCCTATGCCCGGATAGCTGCCGGTAAAGTCAATGAGATCGAACAGAAACTGTCGGCCGTCACCCGGGAAGCCGACCGCAAAAAGATCATCAAGGAAGAATACAACCAACTGATGAAAACGTTCAAGGCCCCCCTGATGAAACTCAGCATTACCCAGGGACGGATTTTGATCCGATTAATCTACCGGGAAACCAGCCACACTTCTTTCGCGCACATCCGGGAATACCGGGGGACGGTAAATGCCTACTTCTGGCAATCGATCGCTTTAATCTTCGGAAATAACCTGAAAGCAGCCTATGATCCGCAAGGCGAAGATGCCGAAATCGAGGAAATTGTACAAAAAATCCTGTCAGAATCCAAAAGGTAA
- the holA gene encoding DNA polymerase III subunit delta, with amino-acid sequence MTFEEIRKDIKARKYKPIYFLCGEEPFFIDRLTALLENTVLTEDEKAFNQTVLYGNDVSMSTITDTARRFPMMSERQVVIVREAQNIRDFDNLLPYIDHYQNSTILVLAYKNKKPDKRKGVFKKLGNTPHCIYFESAKLYDNKIPEWIIGYCKEKSYGITTKAAGILAESLGTDLSRVANEIDKLVLLLPQGGEIQESLVEEHTGISKDFNSFELLSAIIRKDFLKANQIVNYFEANPKNNPLVLTITTLFRYFLNLLTYHYQKKTTPNTQEMARLLGVHPFFMKDYIDGGKIYNAMKCATTISLLREYDMKSKGVGNANISDGELLKELIFKIMH; translated from the coding sequence ATGACATTCGAAGAGATCAGGAAAGATATCAAGGCCCGGAAATATAAACCCATCTATTTTCTATGCGGTGAGGAACCTTTTTTTATCGACCGGTTGACTGCATTACTCGAAAATACCGTGCTGACCGAGGATGAAAAGGCATTTAACCAAACTGTTTTATATGGGAACGATGTATCGATGAGTACGATCACCGATACCGCCCGCCGTTTTCCAATGATGTCCGAACGACAGGTGGTCATTGTCCGGGAAGCTCAGAATATCCGGGACTTCGACAATCTATTACCTTATATCGATCATTACCAAAATTCGACCATTCTGGTCCTGGCGTATAAAAATAAGAAACCGGACAAACGTAAGGGAGTATTTAAAAAACTCGGGAATACTCCCCATTGTATTTATTTCGAATCGGCCAAACTTTATGACAACAAGATTCCGGAATGGATCATCGGTTATTGTAAAGAAAAATCATATGGAATCACGACTAAAGCAGCCGGTATCCTGGCCGAAAGCTTGGGAACCGATCTGAGCCGGGTAGCGAATGAAATCGATAAGCTGGTACTGCTTTTACCTCAGGGAGGTGAAATACAGGAATCTCTGGTCGAGGAACATACAGGAATCAGTAAAGACTTCAATAGTTTCGAGCTCCTGAGTGCCATAATTCGTAAGGATTTCCTAAAAGCCAATCAGATTGTGAACTACTTTGAAGCCAACCCGAAAAACAATCCCCTGGTATTGACCATCACCACCCTTTTCAGGTATTTCCTGAACCTGCTGACCTATCACTATCAGAAAAAAACGACGCCCAATACTCAGGAAATGGCCAGGTTATTAGGTGTACATCCTTTTTTTATGAAAGACTATATCGACGGAGGTAAAATCTATAATGCCATGAAATGTGCAACCACGATCTCCTTGCTGCGGGAATACGACATGAAATCCAAAGGGGTAGGTAATGCGAATATTTCGGACGGAGAATTACTGAAAGAGCTGATATTCAAAATCATGCATTAA
- a CDS encoding D-glycero-alpha-D-manno-heptose-1,7-bisphosphate 7-phosphatase, with protein sequence MKRTTTSISTQPLNKAVFLDRDGTINSDEGHYYIYKPEDFVFNPGVIEGLKRLQKAGYLLIVITNQGGIAKGIYTREDMFKVHEKMCAELEKHGVTLTKIYYCPHHESIKTCVCRKPSPYMVNLAIEEFHIDKKRSWFIGDSSKDVKCAEDAGVKPLRIHKNQDITPVIDQILKSKDSF encoded by the coding sequence ATGAAAAGAACAACTACTTCAATATCGACCCAACCTTTGAATAAAGCCGTATTTTTGGACCGGGACGGCACGATCAATTCGGACGAAGGACATTATTATATATACAAACCGGAGGACTTTGTATTCAATCCGGGAGTCATCGAAGGCTTGAAACGTCTTCAGAAAGCCGGTTATCTTTTGATCGTCATCACCAATCAGGGAGGAATCGCTAAAGGGATATATACCCGGGAAGATATGTTCAAAGTACACGAAAAGATGTGTGCCGAATTGGAAAAGCATGGAGTGACCCTGACTAAGATCTATTATTGTCCCCACCATGAAAGCATAAAAACCTGTGTTTGCCGGAAACCTTCTCCTTATATGGTCAACCTGGCCATCGAAGAATTCCATATCGATAAGAAGCGATCCTGGTTTATCGGGGATAGCTCAAAGGATGTAAAATGTGCTGAAGATGCCGGAGTTAAACCGTTACGTATTCACAAAAATCAGGATATCACACCGGTCATCGATCAAATATTGAAATCGAAAGATTCATTCTAA
- a CDS encoding IMP dehydrogenase: MAHYIKEVSRTFGEYLLIPSLTTKECTPDNVSLKTPVVKFRQGETSKIQLNIPFVSAVMQAVSDDGLAIALARNGGLSFIFGSQPIESQAEMVRRVKKFKAGFVVSDSNLRPDCTLQDVVRLKEQTGHASVAITDDGTPNGKLLGMITSRDYRLKTDPLDKPVVDFMTPFENLIVGKLGLTLSEANTIIWDHKLNCLPIIDDNQRLQYFVFRKDYDNHIENPNELLDSHKKLMVGAGINSRDFKERVPALVDAGVDVLVVDSSDGFSEWQYETIRWIKETYNEEVKVGGGNVVDKEGFLYLVKAGADFVKVGIGGGSICITREQKGIGRGQATALIEVCQARQEYFEQTGIYIPICSDGGLVHDYHMTLALAMGADFLMMGRYFARFDESPSKKLAIGNSYVKEYWGEGSNRAQNWQRYDMGGNSKAALKFEEGVDSYVPYAGKMKDNLEITLGKIKSTMCSCGSVTIPQLQERAKITLVSSTSIVEGGAHDVILKDTKIQ, translated from the coding sequence ATGGCTCATTACATTAAAGAAGTATCACGTACATTTGGAGAATATCTGTTAATTCCGTCACTCACCACCAAAGAGTGTACTCCTGACAATGTTTCCTTGAAAACGCCGGTTGTCAAATTCCGTCAAGGGGAAACCTCGAAAATACAATTGAACATTCCGTTTGTATCTGCAGTGATGCAGGCAGTCTCCGACGACGGTCTGGCTATTGCCTTAGCCCGTAACGGAGGTTTGTCGTTTATTTTCGGTTCTCAACCTATCGAAAGTCAGGCCGAGATGGTAAGGCGGGTAAAGAAATTCAAAGCCGGATTTGTAGTGAGTGATTCTAATTTACGTCCCGATTGTACCCTACAGGATGTTGTTCGCTTAAAGGAACAAACCGGACACGCCAGTGTCGCCATTACGGATGACGGAACCCCTAATGGAAAATTATTAGGTATGATTACAAGCCGGGATTATCGGTTGAAAACAGATCCGTTAGATAAACCGGTAGTTGATTTCATGACTCCTTTCGAAAATCTGATTGTAGGAAAGTTGGGGCTGACTTTAAGTGAAGCCAATACGATCATCTGGGATCATAAGTTGAATTGCCTTCCGATTATAGACGACAATCAAAGACTTCAATATTTTGTCTTCCGCAAAGACTACGACAATCATATAGAAAATCCCAATGAATTGCTCGACAGCCATAAAAAACTGATGGTCGGAGCCGGAATTAACAGCCGCGACTTTAAAGAACGGGTACCTGCTTTGGTAGATGCCGGAGTAGATGTGCTGGTAGTAGATTCTTCCGACGGTTTTTCGGAATGGCAATACGAAACGATCCGCTGGATTAAAGAAACGTATAACGAAGAAGTCAAGGTAGGCGGTGGTAATGTGGTGGATAAAGAAGGATTCTTATATCTGGTGAAAGCCGGAGCCGATTTTGTAAAAGTAGGGATCGGCGGTGGTTCTATCTGTATCACTCGTGAGCAAAAAGGGATCGGCCGGGGACAGGCGACTGCTCTGATCGAAGTATGCCAGGCTCGTCAGGAATATTTCGAACAAACCGGTATTTATATTCCGATCTGTTCCGACGGAGGACTTGTACATGACTATCACATGACCTTAGCATTGGCCATGGGCGCCGACTTCCTGATGATGGGACGCTACTTTGCCCGCTTCGACGAGAGTCCGAGTAAAAAACTGGCTATCGGTAATAGCTATGTGAAAGAATATTGGGGAGAAGGATCCAACCGTGCTCAAAACTGGCAACGCTACGATATGGGAGGAAACAGTAAAGCTGCCCTGAAATTCGAAGAAGGGGTCGACAGTTATGTTCCATATGCCGGAAAAATGAAAGACAATCTGGAAATCACCCTGGGCAAAATCAAATCGACCATGTGTAGCTGTGGTTCCGTTACGATTCCTCAATTACAGGAAAGAGCAAAAATCACCTTGGTATCCTCTACTTCTATTGTCGAAGGAGGAGCACACGACGTAATTCTGAAAGATACCAAGATTCAATAA
- a CDS encoding YqgE/AlgH family protein, producing MDEQFQDLFKIRRNRKKVEIGNILIAEPFLQGKYFSRSVIFMVEHDEKGSIGFVLNKPMAYTTSDLVTELAGLEYPVYIGGPVEQNQLYYLHNHAEVEDALQIVPGIYWGGDFSKLTRLLQEGKIQPGEVRFFAGYSGWDAGQLDRELDENSWMVGDITPARFFEIPNDNLWEASMSGLGGRYRIWANFPKDPIMN from the coding sequence GTGGACGAACAATTTCAGGATTTATTTAAAATAAGAAGGAATCGTAAAAAAGTGGAGATTGGCAATATTTTGATTGCCGAACCATTTCTGCAAGGGAAATATTTTTCCCGGTCCGTTATTTTTATGGTAGAACATGACGAAAAGGGAAGTATCGGTTTTGTTTTGAATAAGCCGATGGCTTACACCACTTCGGATCTGGTTACGGAATTAGCCGGATTGGAATATCCTGTCTATATCGGTGGCCCTGTCGAACAAAATCAACTGTATTATCTTCATAATCATGCAGAAGTTGAAGATGCTTTGCAAATTGTGCCGGGTATCTATTGGGGGGGCGATTTCTCGAAACTGACTCGTTTGTTGCAGGAGGGGAAAATACAACCGGGAGAAGTTCGCTTTTTTGCCGGATATAGTGGCTGGGATGCCGGTCAACTGGATCGGGAGTTGGATGAGAATTCGTGGATGGTAGGGGATATTACTCCTGCGCGTTTTTTCGAAATTCCTAACGATAATTTATGGGAAGCTTCGATGAGCGGATTGGGAGGACGTTACCGGATTTGGGCTAATTTTCCCAAAGATCCGATTATGAATTAA
- a CDS encoding TonB-dependent receptor: MTFHAYLQYVCLLVVCLCTLPSPMEARVQADRQSTGTRDTLLVIDQESGLPIEGAYILTGERLLVSSPRGMIVFGHGTCFMDTVLVQCLGYGSRRVPLNEVFKESSIHTVCLSLDIQKLGEVVVTGEHAGVSPNVVSRRLSSPEIRNALGTSLATLLERVSGVSSISTGTTVSKPVIQGMYGNRILIIHNGARQTGQQWGADHAPEVDMNGSSSVSVIKGSDAVRYGSDALGGIIVMEQSPLPFRKRSLRGGISALYGSNGRRYVATGQLEGAFPGDFAWRLQGTWSNSGDRSTAHYLLNNTGTREYHASASLGYDRGRLRVEGFYSRFYSRTGVMLSAQMGSEDLLAERIRLGRPLHTDPFSRGIRPPCQEVTHQIAFGRMRLGMKKGGSIHWQSTWQKDDRQENRVRRLDSNIPAVSLYLNSFQHLLRWKRDYRSWQVEAGGQVIFIENHSRAGTGFVPVIPNYTETQAGIYGIGKYHLARGGVEAGLRLDMQETRASGYDWTGSPYGGTRKFNNVSYSLGGHYQLSRRWRLTSNFGLAWRAPHVYELYSNGNELGSGMFVRGDSAMHSERSYKWISSLRYGDGMFSVCLDGYLQWVDGYIYDGPEKETVTVISGTYPVFQYRQTPAFFRGMDFDLRFTPGGSWDYHAVVSFIRANERTKGNYLPYIPSFRFSHELAWIHETKSHLRLRLNIRHRFTAKQRQFDPDTDLIPYTPPAYHLLGFDAGLELPVKRGRQVRFMLSADNLLNREYKEYTNRSRYYAHDMGRDVRCGVNWIF; the protein is encoded by the coding sequence ATGACATTTCATGCATATCTCCAGTATGTGTGCCTGCTTGTTGTCTGCCTATGTACCCTCCCTTCTCCCATGGAAGCACGGGTACAGGCTGACCGGCAATCGACGGGCACACGCGATACTCTGCTGGTCATTGACCAGGAAAGCGGGCTTCCCATTGAAGGGGCCTATATCCTGACCGGGGAACGGTTACTTGTCAGCTCCCCCCGTGGAATGATTGTTTTCGGCCATGGAACGTGTTTCATGGATACGGTCCTCGTGCAGTGCCTGGGTTACGGTTCCCGGCGTGTGCCTTTGAACGAGGTATTCAAAGAAAGCAGCATACATACCGTATGTCTCTCCCTGGACATACAAAAACTCGGGGAAGTGGTCGTGACCGGTGAACATGCCGGGGTGTCACCCAACGTGGTGAGCCGGCGCCTTTCATCTCCCGAAATCAGGAACGCACTGGGAACCTCGCTTGCCACCCTGCTCGAACGTGTCAGCGGGGTAAGTTCCATCAGCACGGGAACCACTGTATCCAAACCCGTTATCCAAGGAATGTACGGGAACCGGATACTAATCATCCATAACGGTGCCCGCCAGACCGGGCAGCAATGGGGGGCCGACCACGCTCCCGAAGTGGACATGAACGGCAGCTCCTCTGTTTCGGTAATTAAGGGCTCCGATGCGGTAAGATACGGTTCGGATGCCCTTGGAGGGATTATCGTCATGGAGCAGTCTCCGCTTCCTTTCAGAAAACGCTCCCTTCGAGGGGGAATCTCCGCACTTTACGGAAGTAACGGGCGTCGCTACGTGGCTACCGGACAGCTCGAAGGTGCTTTTCCCGGTGATTTCGCCTGGCGTCTGCAGGGAACCTGGTCAAATTCCGGGGACCGTTCCACTGCGCACTATCTTCTGAACAACACGGGAACCAGAGAGTATCACGCTTCCGCCTCTCTGGGCTATGACCGCGGACGTCTGAGAGTGGAAGGTTTCTACAGCCGCTTCTACAGCCGGACAGGGGTGATGCTCAGCGCTCAGATGGGTAGCGAGGACCTGCTGGCGGAACGTATCCGGCTTGGTCGCCCCCTGCACACGGATCCCTTCTCCCGTGGTATCAGGCCTCCCTGCCAAGAGGTCACCCATCAGATCGCATTCGGCAGGATGCGGCTCGGCATGAAGAAGGGGGGAAGTATTCACTGGCAGAGTACCTGGCAGAAGGACGATAGGCAGGAAAACCGTGTCCGGCGGCTGGATTCTAACATTCCGGCGGTTTCCCTGTACCTGAATTCATTCCAGCATCTTCTGCGCTGGAAGCGGGATTACCGCTCCTGGCAGGTCGAGGCGGGAGGTCAGGTCATATTCATCGAGAACCACAGCCGCGCGGGTACCGGATTCGTGCCCGTTATCCCGAACTACACGGAGACACAGGCAGGGATATACGGAATCGGGAAATATCACCTGGCCAGGGGAGGCGTTGAAGCAGGCCTCCGCCTGGATATGCAGGAAACCCGTGCCAGTGGTTATGACTGGACGGGAAGCCCCTATGGCGGGACAAGAAAGTTTAACAACGTGTCCTACAGCCTGGGAGGACACTATCAACTTTCCAGACGCTGGAGGCTCACCTCCAACTTCGGTCTGGCTTGGCGTGCCCCTCACGTGTATGAACTATACAGCAACGGGAACGAGCTCGGGTCTGGGATGTTTGTCAGGGGAGACTCTGCGATGCACTCGGAAAGAAGCTACAAATGGATATCTTCCCTCCGTTACGGCGACGGGATGTTCAGCGTCTGTCTGGACGGTTACCTGCAATGGGTGGACGGCTATATCTATGACGGGCCGGAGAAAGAGACAGTCACCGTGATTTCGGGGACATACCCGGTCTTCCAGTACAGGCAGACCCCGGCTTTCTTCCGCGGTATGGACTTTGACCTGCGTTTCACTCCGGGCGGTTCATGGGACTACCATGCCGTCGTCTCCTTTATACGGGCAAACGAACGGACAAAGGGTAATTATCTTCCTTATATTCCCTCCTTCCGTTTCAGCCATGAACTTGCGTGGATCCACGAGACGAAATCGCATCTCAGGCTGCGCCTGAACATCAGGCACCGTTTCACCGCAAAACAGAGGCAGTTTGATCCGGACACGGATCTTATCCCGTATACTCCCCCGGCGTACCATCTCCTCGGGTTCGACGCTGGTCTTGAACTTCCCGTGAAACGGGGACGCCAGGTCCGGTTCATGCTGTCGGCAGACAACCTCCTGAACCGTGAGTACAAGGAATACACCAACCGCTCGCGTTATTATGCGCATGATATGGGACGTGATGTGCGTTGCGGTGTAAACTGGATTTTTTAA